A single Bicyclus anynana chromosome 19, ilBicAnyn1.1, whole genome shotgun sequence DNA region contains:
- the LOC112052294 gene encoding serine/threonine-protein kinase mTOR → MSNQVPAFVAGLKSRNVDTQTKTARELYHYAKTELREVPQEELTQFLDDFNHQIFEMVSSNDVHEKKGGVLAIVCLIGGDCDTTKTRITRFANYLRNLLPSSDVGVMELAAKTVGRLATVSGVKRAEYVEFEVKRAFEWLSEERNEGRRHSAVLLLKELAIAMPTYFYQQVSGFFDHILIALKDPKQQIREAAAKALRAGLVVTAQRESAKQSTAKPQWYMQCYEEAMLSFEELPVREKGITKEDRVHGGLLILNELLRCSNAVWEKKYTQLMRSLDTQKDIAVSDDIIFISSKLHSPSVKRGYLCDGFKTENVQYPVPNYESEVCRKLLMEKIERICHDIMSCQKLLKTQGVPQTLLNIIPRLAAFNKELFMKRYMHSTMHYLLNSIKSREKDRNMAFTTLGLMAAALEGDIKNYISKIMDVIKQALPVRDTQTKKRMWIDPSIFACITLLSSAVKDLVIIDIKELLDAMFATGLSPSLTICLNELCHNLPSLKGEISEGLLNMLSQVLRNKPFLHPGLPRSLEQQSTIGLVIEQQDTASIVLALRTLGTFQFVGHHSLLTFVRRCADHFLQSDQQEIRVEAVKTAAKLLADASNKTPSRTLTMLTAEVVGKMLIVSVTDPEYEVRYWVLESLTKVFDTHLAQIENLSFLFIAMNDEHLEIRELAICTVGRLSSVNPAYVMPGLRKTLIQFLTELEHSGMSRNKEQAARMLDNLILHAPKLVKPYMETILNVLVPKLKEPDLNPGVVISVLKAVGDLADVHGDNTGLKKCLPDLLSTLLELLSDASATEKRSVALWAFGQLISATGYVVAPYTEYPNLMDVLLNFLKTEQQPKDRRETIRVLGLLGALDPYKHKVTRGLIDGQPDSSLVPVADSKAEDNNFDMTTSEMLVNMSSPVLDEYYPAIVISTLMRILRDPTLQQHHKNVVEAVTAIFQSLGIKCVPYISRVTPSLLYVARATDNNNNFREFLFTQLAKLIAIVKHHIRNYLENIFELIKEFWTPNSPLQSTLILLVEHIAWALGSEFKVYLPQLMPQILRVLAHDTSKDRYVTEKLLYALQKFEDNLDDYIHLVIPSIVKLFDASDCPIPVAKVAMETVDCLSDSLNYSELVSRIIHPLVRSLDTCPPLRITAMDTLCALIIQLGRKYNDFIPLVQKVVVKHRIQHHNYELMLSKLQSTTTLAVDDFLQSTRRRPRNNNQETRIVACDTSHSSRKLYVNAHSLKVAWTVSSRVSKDDWLEWLRPFSIGLITESPSPALRACRTLAHNYSQLLRDLFNAAFVSCWTELDNTSRTELSSALEQALTAPDAPELAHTVLNLAEFMEHCEGGALPISAQLLGERAMHCRAYAKALHYKEEEFRNGATSQVVEALIHINNKLQQKEAAEGLLERVMAQREAGDTNLKVQIRWYEKLHNWEKALNLYGAKLVGDDDNTEAYLGEMRCYEALGEWTELYNTVSKRWTRMCDDEKFKAARLAAAAAWGLNEWDSMVNYVNFLPENTQDGAFYRAVLNIHNTDYGLSKFYIDQARTLLDSELTAMAGESYQRAYGALVNAQLLAELEEVIAYKLVPERRESIKQAWWTRLQGGQRLVEDWRKILQVRGLVLTPQEDMATWLKFASLCRKSGAPRQAHKTLVMLLGMNPNENRDKPLPTQRPRLTLAYAKHLWVADDKQLAYDQLQRYVDTVETGDAEHCRLVARCHLKLGSWCESLLGINKLSIPEILRNYSAATNLAPDWYKAWHAWAYMNFETVLFYKHQEVDTSNPEETKTVAEYIQAHTVPAVEGFFKSINLSQGSSLQDTLRLLTLWFDYGHHPAVHEALVEGIRTIEINVWLQVIPQLIARIDTPRALVGKLIHSLLIDIGKSHPQALVYPLTVASKSSFVDRKNAANQILKSMCTHSSNLVNQAAMISEELIRVAILWHEQWHEALEEASRLYFSEHDVKAMFKTLEPLHALLERGPKTSKEASFSQAYGRDLNEALEWCNRFKESGSVRDLNQAWDLYYHVFRRISRQLTQLASLELQFVSPRLLNCRDLELAVPGSYVPDQDLIRIAHIQSSLQVIASKQRPRRLCIRGSNGKDYMFLLKGHEDLRQDERVMQLFGLVNTLLQADPDTFRRDLAIQRYAVIPLSTNSGLIGWVPHCDTLHSLIKDYREKRKILLNIEHRIMQRMASDLEKLMLMQKVEVFEHALEHTAGDDLAKLLWLKSPSSEVWFERRTNYTRSLAVMSMVGYILGLGDRHPSNIMLDRVTGKFLHIDFGDCFEVAVTRDKFPEKIPFRLTRMLINAMEVTGIEGIYRRTCESVMEVLHRHKDSVMAVLEAFVYDPLLNWRLIDAARRSRNDADASSDNASPLPSRSRALPLNDVDQPAETNLNKRALTIVNRVRDKLTGRDFTHIDDASVSVQKQVDLLIQQATSNENLCQCYVGWCPFW, encoded by the exons atgtctaacCAAGTGCCCGCATTTGTAGCGGGCTTGAAGTCACGAAATGTTGACACACAGACAAAAACGGCACGGGAATTATACCACTATGCAAAAACCGAGCTACGAGAGGTACCACAAGAGGAACTTACTCAGTTCCTCGATGACTTTAACCACCAAATTTTCGAGATGGTATCCAGCAACGATGTTCACGAGAAAAAAGGCGGTGTACTCGCCATAG TATGTCTAATTGGAGGTGATTGTGATACCACAAAAACCAGAATAACAAGGTTTGCTAACTACTTAAGAAACCTATTACCATCCTCTGATGTTGGGGTTATGGAGTTAGCTGCTAAAACTGTGGGACGCCTCGCAACTGTCTCTGGAGTTAAACGGGCTGAGTATGTCGAATTTGAAGTTAAGAGGGCTTTTGAATGGTTATCAGAAGAAAGAAACGAAGGTCGGAGGCATTCTGCCGTTTTATTGCTAAAAGAACTTGCTATTGCCATGCCAACATACTTTTACCAACAAGTATCTGGCTTCTTTGATCATATTTTAATAGCTCTCAAAGATCCTAAGCAACAAATCAGAGAGGCTGCAGCAAAAGCATTGAGAGCTGGATTAGTAGTCACAGCACAACGGGAATCAGCTAAACAATCAACGGCTAAACCACAATGGTACATGCAGTGTTATGAGGAAGCTATGCTCTCGTTTGAGGAGCTTCCTGTTAGAGAAAAAGGGATTACTAAAGAGGATAGGGTACATGGTGGCTTGCTAATACTAAATGAGTTATTAAGATGTTCAAATGCAGTGTGGGAAAAGAAGTATACCCAACTAATGAGAAGCTTAGACACACAAAAGGATATTGCAGTGTCTGATGatataattttcattagttCAAAGCTCCACAGTCCCTCTGTAAAAAGAGGGTATTTGTGTGATGGTTTCAAAACTGAAAATGTTCAGTACCCAGTTCCGAATTATGAATCGGAAGTGTGTAGAAAGTTATTAATGGAGAAAATTGAGAGAATATGTCATG ATATAATGTCATGCCAGAAGCTTCTCAAAACTCAAGGTGTACCACAGACTCTCCTAAATATAATTCCTAGGCTAGCAGCATTTAATAAAGAGTTATTCATGAAGAGATATATGCACTCAACAATgcattatttacttaattcaaTCAAGAGTAGGGAAAAAGATAGAAATATGGCTTTCACAACATTAGGTTTAATGGCAGCAGCTTTAGAAGGtgacataaaaaattacatttctaAAATAATGGATGTAATCAAACAAGCTTTACCTGTAAGAGATACGCAAACTAAAAAGAGAATGTGGATTGATCCATCCATTTTTGCTTGTATCACTTTACTAAGTAGTGCAGTCAAGGACCTCGTGATTATTGATATCAAAGAGCTTCTAGATGCAATGTTTGCAACCGGTTTGAGTCCTTCTTTGACTATATGTTTGAAtgaattatgtcataatttgcCATCCCTCAAAGGTGAAATTTCAGAGGGTCTCTTAAATATGCTTTCGCAAGTTTTACGTAATAAACCTTTCTTGCATCCTGGTCTACCGCGAAGCTTAGAGCAACAGAGTACTATTGGGCTTGTGATCGAACAACAGGATACTGCTAGTATAGTCCTGGCGTTGAGAACACTTGGGACATTTCAATTTGTGGGACACCACAGTTTGCTAACGTTTGTTCGACGCTGCGCCGATCATTTTTTGCAGAGCGACCAACAAGAAATTAGAGTAGAAGCAGTAAAAACGGCGGCGAAATTACTGGCTGATGCATCTAACAAAACACCTTCGAGAACTCTCACCATGTTGACTGCCGAAGTTGTTGGCAAAATGTTGATTGTGTCAGTCACAGACCCAGAATACGAAGTACGATACTGGGTATTAGAATCTCTTACTAAAGTATTTGATACTCATTTGGCACAAATTGAGAACTTGAGTTTCCTTTTCATTGCCATGAATGATGAACATTTAGAAATTCGTGAGTTAGCTATCTGCACTGTTGGCCGCTTGAGTTCTGTCAACCCAGCGTACGTAATGCCTGGTCTCCGCAAAACTCTAATACAGTTTCTGACGGAACTTGAACATTCAGGAATGAGTAGAAACAAAGAACAAGCAGCTAGGATGTTGGATAATCTTATTTTGCATGCTCCAAAACTTGTGAAACCGTACATGGAAACTATCCTAAATGTTCTTGTACCTAAATTAAAAGAGCCTGATTTGAATCCTGGGGTTGTGATCAGTGTTTTAAAAGCAGTCGGAGATTTGGCTGATGTACATGGGGACAATACTGGATTAAAGAAGTGTTTGCCAGATCTTTTATCTACATTACTAGAGCTATTATCTGACGCTTCTGCAACAGAAAAAAGGAGTGTCGCTCTATGGGCATTCGGTCAACTTATTAGTGCGACAGGTTATGTTGTTGCCCCTTACACAGAATACCCAAATTTAATGGATGTTTTGCTTAATTTCTTGAAAACGGAACAGCAACCTAAAGATAGACGTGAAACGATTCGTGTTCTTGGACTGTTAGGTGCCTTAGATCCATACAAACATAAGGTGACCAGAGGATTGATTGACGGTCAGCCCGATTCTAGCTTGGTACCAGTTGCTGACAGCAAAGCTGAAGATAACAACTTCGATATGACGACGAGTGAAATGTTAGTGAACATGTCATCCCCCGTACTGGACGAATACTATCCAGCGATTGTGATATCGACGCTCATGCGCATTCTCCGAGATCCTACGCTTCAACAACACCACAAGAATGTAGTAGAAGCTGTTACAGCTATATTCCAGTCTCTCGGCATAAAATGTGTTCCGTACATCTCCCGCGTAACCCCGAGCCTACTCTATGTAGCCAGAGCCACTGACAATAATAACAACTTTAGAGAGTTTCTGTTCACACAATTAGCTAAACTAATTGCGATCGTAAAGCATCACATTAGGAATTATTTGGAAAACATTTTTGAACTGATCAAAGAGTTTTGGACACCTAACAGTCCTTTGCAGTCAACACTAATATTACTGGTCGAACACATTGCGTGGGCTCTTGGGTCggaatttaaagtttatttgccGCAATTAATGCCACAAATATTGCGCGTCTTGGCTCACGATACGAGCAAAGACAGATATGTCACTGAGAAACTACTTTACGCGCTACAAAAGTTCGAAGACAATCTAGATGATTACATTCATTTAGTGATACCGTCGATCGTAAAACTTTTCGATGCATCAGATTGTCCTATTCCTGTAGCCAAAGTAGCGATGGAAACGGTCGACTGTCTCTCGGACTCCTTGAACTACAGTGAACTTGTGTCTAGAATAATTCATCCCCTCGTCAGAAGTTTGGACACTTGTCCCCCTCTACGCATCACGGCGATGGACACTCTGTGCGCATTGATCATTCAGCTAGGTCGGAAGTACAATGATTTTATACCGTTGGTCCAAAAAGTTGTAGTGAAACACAGAATTCAGCACCATAATTATGAGCTGATGCTATCAAAACTACAATCGACTACGACTTTAGCTGTAGACGATTTCTTACAAAGCACAAGACGGAGGCCTAGAAATAACAATCAAGAg ACGCGTATAGTTGCTTGCGATACCTCCCACTCAAGTCGCAAGCTCTACGTCAACGCGCATAGCCTGAAAGTGGCGTGGACGGTCAGCAGTCGAGTATCGAAAGACGATTGGCTGGAGTGGTTGCGACCCTTCAGTATTGGATTGATTACTGAGTCTCCCAGCCCTGCTTTGAG GGCATGTCGGACTCTCGCACACAACTATTCCCAATTGTTGCGAGACCTCTTCAACGCAGCATTCGTCTCGTGTTGGACGGAGCTGGATAACACCTCGCGTACAGAGCTTTCCAGTGCCCTTGAACAGGCTTTGACGGCGCCCGATGCGCCAGAACTTGCGCATACTGTACTCAACCTCGCCGAATTCATGGAGCACTGTGAAGGTGGCGCCTTGCCGATATCTGCACAGCTTCTGGGTGAAAGGGCTATGCACTGCAGAGCTTATGCGAAAGCCCTGCATTATAAG GAGGAGGAATTCCGAAACGGAGCGACTTCTCAAGTCGTGGAGGCGTTAATTCACATCAACAATAAGTTACAGCAAAAAGAGGCCGCTGAAGGATTACTCGAGCGTGTGATGGCTCAGCGTGAAGCTGGCGATACGAACTTGAAAGTTCAAATTCGATGGTACGAGAAACTGCACAACTGGGAGAAGGCTTTAAATCTGTACGGTGCAAAACTAGTGGGTGACGATGATAACACGGAAGCCTATCTCGGTGAGATGCGCTGTTACGAAGCCCTGGGAGAGTGGACGGAATTGTACAATACGGTGTCTAAACGTTGGACGAGAATGTGTGATGATGAGAAATTCAAAGCGGCAAGGTTAGCCGCTGCTGCAGCTTGGGGCCTGAACGAGTGGGATTCTATGGTCAATTACGTCAACTTTTTACCAGAGAATACGCAAGATGGTGCTTTTTACAGAGCCGTCTTAAACATCCATAATACTGACTACGGTTTATCGAAATTCTATATTGATCAAGCGCGAACGCTATTAGATTCTGAACTGACTGCGATGGCCGGGGAGAGTTATCAAAGAGCGTATGGAGCTTTAGTGAACGCTCAATTGCTCGCTGAATTAGAAGAAGTGATCGCTTACAAGTTAGTGCCGGAAAGGAGGGAGTCCATAAAACAAGCCTGGTGGACTAGGCTTCAAGGCGGACAGAGGCTAGTAGAAGATTGGCGCAAAATTCTTCAAGTACGAGGCTTAGTTCTGACCCCTCAGGAGGACATGGCGACTTGGCTGAAGTTCGCTTCGCTCTGCAGAAAGAGCGGAGCTCCCCGTCAGGCACATAAAACTCTCGTTATGCTGCTTGGGATGAATCCGAACGAGAATCGTGACAAGCCCCTTCCGACCCAAAGGCCGCGGCTCACCCTCGCGTACGCCAAACATTTGTGGGTCGCTGACGACAAGCAACTAGCGTACGACCAACTTCAACGCTACGTCGACACAGTAGAAACGGGAGATGCGGAACATTGCAGACTGGTCGCCCGATGCCATTTAAAACTGGGCTCCTGGTGCGAGTCTCTGTTAGGCATTAACAAACTTTCTATACCCGAAATTTTGCGAAATTACTCGGCCGCCACAAACCTAGCGCCCGATTGGTACAAAGCGTGGCACGCGTGGGCCTATATGAATTTTGAAACCGTTCTCTTTTATAAACACCAGGAAGTGGACACGTCGAATCCGGAGGAGACGAAGACTGTCGCAGAATATATCCAGGCGCACACGGTGCCCGCTGTCGAGGGATTCTTTAAATCTATAAACTTGTCGCAAGGCAGCTCTCTGCAAGACACGTTGAGGTTGTTGACTTTGTGGTTCGATTATGGACATCACCCGGCCGTTCACGAAGCTCTAGTCGAAGGAATAAGGACCATAGAAATCAATGTGTGGCTCCAAGTAATACCGCAACTCATCGCGAGGATTGACACTCCGAGAGCTTTGGTCGGGAAGTTGATTCACTCGCTGCTAATCGATATTGGCAAATCGCATCCTCAAGCTTTAGTTTATCCCTTGACAGTGGCTTCGAAATCTTCGTTCGTAGATCGTAAGAATGCAGCTAACCAAATTTTGAAATCGATGTGTACACATTCGAGTAATTTAGTGAACCAAGCGGCTATGATATCGGAGGAGCTGATCCGAGTTGCTATACTGTGGCACGAGCAGTGGCACGAAGCATTGGAAGAAGCGTCGCGGTTGTATTTCAGTGAGCACGACGTGAAGGCTATGTTTAAAACTTTGGAGCCACTGCACGCATTGTTGGAGCGCGGTCCAAAAACGTCCAAAGAAGCGTCTTTCAGCCAAGCATATGGACGGGATTTAAATGAGGCGCTGGAATGGTGTAACAGGTTTAAG GAGTCAGGTTCAGTCCGTGATCTGAACCAAGCCTGGGACTTGTATTACCACGTGTTCAGACGGATAAGCCGTCAACTGACGCAGTTGGCGTCTCTGGAACTGCAATTCGTTAGTCCTCGGTTGCTCAACTGCCGGGATTTGGAACTGGCCGTGCCTGGTTCATATGTCCCGGACCAGGACCTCATTCGGATCGCGCATATACAGAGCAGCTTGcag GTGATAGCGTCGAAACAACGACCGCGCCGCCTCTGTATCCGCGGCTCCAACGGCAAAGACTACATGTTCCTACTCAAAGGCCACGAGGACTTGCGCCAGGACGAGCGAGTGATGCAACTGTTCGGCCTAGTCAACACTCTACTGCAAGCCGATCCCGACACTTTCAGACGAGACCTGGCCATACAAAGATACGCGGTTATACCTCTGTCGACGAACTCTGGCTTGATTGGCTGGGTGCCTCACTGCGATACGTTACACTCGTTGATAAAGGACTACAGAGAGAAGAGGAAGATTCTGCTGAACATCGAACATCGGATCATGCAGCGGATGGCGTCCGATTTGGAGAAGCTGATGTTGATGCAAAAG GTGGAAGTTTTTGAACACGCTCTTGAGCATACAGCTGGCGACGACCTCGCCAAGTTGCTCTGGCTAAAGAGCCCTTCGTCTGAAGTGTGGTTCGAGCGTCGCACCAACTACACCCGCTCTCTCGCAGTCATGAGCATGGTGGGCTACATTCTGGGACTCGGGGACAGACATCCGTCCAACATCATGCTGGACAGAGTCACGGGGAAGTTCTTGCATATTGACTTCGGTGATTGCTTCGAAGTAGCCGTCACCAGGGACAAGTTTCCAGAGAAGATTCCGTTCAGATTGACGCGTATGTTGATCAATGCTATGGAG GTAACTGGTATCGAAGGAATCTACCGACGTACTTGTGAATCAGTAATGGAAGTACTCCATAGACATAAAGACAGTGTAATGGCTGTACTCGAGGCGTTCGTATACGACCCACTGTTGAACTGGAGGCTTATAGATGCGGCTCGACGCTCTAGAAATGACGCGGACGCCTCATCAGATAACGCATCCCCTTTACCTAGCAGGAGCCGAGCTTTGCCTCTAAATGACGTGGACCAACCGGCTGAGACGAATCTAAACAAACGGGCTTTAACCATAGTGAATAGGGTTAGGGATAAGCTAACTGGTCGTGACTTTACTCATATAGATGATGCGAGTGTCTCGGTACAGAAGCAAGTCGATTTGTTGATACAACAAGCTACCAGCAACGAAAATCTTTGCCAGTGTTACGTGGGATGGTGTCCTTTTTGGTAG